A stretch of Castanea sativa cultivar Marrone di Chiusa Pesio chromosome 2, ASM4071231v1 DNA encodes these proteins:
- the LOC142624268 gene encoding uncharacterized protein LOC142624268, which produces MSMSKSSKMLQYINYRMRVTIQDGRQLVGKFMAFDRHMNLVLGDCEEFRNLPSSKGKTAPTEDRRTLGLVLLRGEEVISMTVEGPPPPEESRAKAANAAAMAGPGIGRAAGRGIPTGPLIQAQPGLAGPVRGVGGPAPNMMQPQMMSRPQLSAPPVNYPTPPVMRPQVYPGGPPPPMMRGPPPMQQGQQFVARPGGPPLPQQFVPQFAQRPMGPPPPGGQMMRGPPPPPMPRPGMQPPPVGVYGPPRPNMPPPPNPQQQQQQQQQQQQ; this is translated from the coding sequence ATGTCGATGTCAAAGAGCTCAAAGATGCTCCAGTACATCAACTACCGTATGCGAGTCACTATCCAAGACGGCCGTCAGTTGGTTGGTAAGTTCATGGCCTTCGACCGCCACATGAATCTCGTCTTAGGCGACTGCGAAGAGTTCCGCAACCTTCCCTCCTCCAAAGGCAAGACCGCCCCCACCGAAGACCGCCGCACTCTCGGCCTCGTCCTCCTCCGCGGCGAAGAAGTCATCTCCATGACCGTCGAAGGCCCACCTCCTCCCGAAGAGTCCCGAGCCAAAGCTGCCAACGCCGCCGCTATGGCTGGTCCCGGCATTGGCCGAGCTGCCGGTAGAGGCATTCCCACTGGCCCTCTTATTCAAGCCCAGCCTGGCCTTGCTGGCCCCGTCCGCGGAGTCGGTGGGCCTGCACCTAACATGATGCAGCCACAGATGATGTCGAGACCTCAGCTCTCTGCTCCGCCTGTGAATTACCCGACTCCGCCTGTGATGCGGCCCCAGGTGTATCCCGGAGGCCCCCCTCCTCCGATGATGCGGGGCCCACCGCCTATGCAACAGGGCCAGCAGTTTGTTGCCAGGCCTGGTGGACCTCCACTGCCGCAGCAGTTCGTGCCGCAGTTTGCGCAGAGGCCGATGGGTCCGCCGCCGCCTGGTGGTCAGATGATGAGAGGTCCACCGCCGCCGCCGATGCCTCGTCCTGGAATGCAACCTCCGCCTGTTGGTGTTTATGGGCCTCCACGTCCTAATATGCCTCCTCCACCAAACCctcagcagcagcaacaacaacaacagcagcagcagcagtgA
- the LOC142624269 gene encoding uncharacterized protein LOC142624269 produces the protein MEVAQSWRLKFSFRNATIVVCFLNVLAALLLLQGFLSSSFSRSKISASQYNSAQIRYIKESEEIRLAMQPLELIKRVREIEQEVYAQPETVQQKDSKQTAAVDLSKRLKDFRSVNDAASLKALEEWRKRKMDRARQRELEKNGTVTSQA, from the exons ATGGAGGTAGCTCAGTCATGGAGGTTGAAGTTCTCCTTCAGGAATGCAACCATAGTTGTATGTTTCTTGAACGTTCTTGCTGCTCTTCTCTTGCTTCagggttttctctcttcttccttttccaGAAGCAAGATCTCTGCTTCTCAATATAATTCAG CTCAAATCAGGTATATCAAAGAATCTGAAGAAATCCGTCTAGCAATGCAACCTTTGGAACTGATAAAGAGA GTGAGGGAAATTGAGCAAGAAGTATATGCACAACCAGAGACAGTCCAACAGAAAGATTCAAAGCAAACTGCTGCAGTTGATCTTTCTAAAAGGTTAAAGGATTTTCGTTCCGTTAATGATGCTGCCAGCTTAAAAG CTCTGGAGGAATGGCGTAAACGGAAGATGGATCGAGCCAGACAGCGGGAACTAGAGAAAAACGGAACAGTCACTTCTCAAGCATGa